Sequence from the uncultured Flavobacterium sp. genome:
CTTTATCATCACTACTACAAGATGCAGTAAAAATTACTAGTGCTAAAAGCGAAAGTTTTAAAAAATTTGTTTTCATTGTAAAGGTTTTTAAATAATTATTAAATTAGAAATTGTATTGAATTCTTGCATAAAACTGTCTTCCTGCCAGACTCGGGATTTGGCTAGGATCTGTGTAGTTAAATAAATTATTAGCCCCTGCCTGAAGCATGAATTTATCCATAATAAATTTTGAGGCTGATAAGTTTGCTATAAAATAATCCCCTATAAAATTGTCGTATTTGTCCAGAATCCCATTTCCGTTGGTATCAAATAGTCCATATTTACTTCTATAAAGAACACGTAAATTAACATCGGTTTTTATTGACGGAATAGTATAAGCAAATTTAAGATTGGCTGTATGTTTCGATCTGTTATACAGTCCAAAATAGTCAGATTTACTAATTTCAATAGTTTGTAAACTCGAATTGCGGATGTATTTATGGTCATCAAAATTATCAACAACCGATTTGTCTTTGGCTGTTAAAAATTGGTATCCAAGCGAAACTGAAAAGTCTTTAGTAAAATCATAACTTGAATTAAACTCTAAACCATAAGTAAAAACTTTGCTGTAATTGAAGTAGCTAAAAACGTTTTGACCACTTTTTTTTGTAGCAACAACGCCTGTATCAATTAAATCACTAATCGAATTGTAGAAAGCATTTAATTCTACTTTAAGTTTATTCTTTCTATAATATCCTCCAAAATTAAAATTGATCGAACTTTCCGGTTTCAACGGTTGATCAAAATTTACCCCTGCTACTCTACTACCAATAATTCCCTGACTATCAAGTTCATCAAGACGAGCTTCAGCTACATTATATCCTAAAACAGTATATCCTACTGATGGATTTGTAAAATCAAAATATAACTGACGGAAATCTGGTGCTTTATATCCATATCCTACTGAACCTTTTAAAGAAAAATTGGCATTGAATTTATAATTTACCGCTAGCTTAGGACTCAATTGCGATGCATATTTGCTATGGTTATCATATCTGAATCCTGCAAGAATATTTAATTTATCTGTTGGATTATAATCATACTGCAGGTAAATATATTGTGAATTAAACTGGACATTATTAGCAAAATAGGTACGATCTAAGGTTTCATAATTTAATCCTGCTCCTGCTGTTAATTTATCCCTATTTATAGACCAGGTGGTTCTTATTTCTGGTCGAACAAGCCACTGATTATAATATGATTTCTCAAAAAGCACATTATTGGGATCATTCAAAAAAGCATCATTCTTATAATTGGTCGCATACAATTCATATTCCCAGTATAATCTGGAATTCCATCTGTGTTCTAATTTAATTTGCGAATTCCACTCATTTTCCTTTGCATCGCCAGCGTATCTTTCAGTTTCAATTATAGCTTTGTTATCCATCTTTTGATAAAAAAAACGGTTGCTTACAGTTAATTTAAGATTTTCAGAAAAATCGTAATATATTTTTGGCTGAATTGTAGTGTTATGATATTTTTCAACATTCTGTAACCATGAATCTTTATACAAGTTAAATCCATCAGTTGAATAATAATTGGCAAATAAGTTGGCTGCAAATTTTTTCTTCTTCCAAAGTAAATTAGCATTCGCATCATTGGTATTAAATGTGCCATATCGATAAGACAGATTACCAGAAAACATATCTTTTTTAGGTCTTTTTGTAATTACATTAATCACTCCGCCCATTGCTTCTGAACCATATAAAGCAGAAGATGCTCCTTTTACAATTTCAATTCTCTCAATATTTCCAACAGAAATTCTTGATAAATCCAAAACTCCGGAACTTCTTCCAACAAGCGGAACTCCATCGATAAGAATCATTGTATATGCGGCATCAAGACCTTGAATCTGAACACCTTCAAAACCACTTTCATCAGGAATTAAAATAATCCCTGTTTGCTCATTTAGAATTTCATTTAATCTTGTAACACCCGATTTTATAATTGCTTCAGATGTTATAACGGTCATTGGCAATGGCAATGAAGAAAGCACTCTTTCTGTCCTTGTTGCCGTTGTAACCGTTACTTCTGATAATTCATTCGATTTAATACTATCTTTTTGTTTTTCTTGCCCAAAAGATATTTGGCAAAAAAGAAAAGCAGCAAAAAGGGTAAATTTTATTTTCATTATTTTTATTCAGTCTTAATAATGGCGCAAATATAGAAACTATTTTTA
This genomic interval carries:
- a CDS encoding TonB-dependent receptor; this translates as MKIKFTLFAAFLFCQISFGQEKQKDSIKSNELSEVTVTTATRTERVLSSLPLPMTVITSEAIIKSGVTRLNEILNEQTGIILIPDESGFEGVQIQGLDAAYTMILIDGVPLVGRSSGVLDLSRISVGNIERIEIVKGASSALYGSEAMGGVINVITKRPKKDMFSGNLSYRYGTFNTNDANANLLWKKKKFAANLFANYYSTDGFNLYKDSWLQNVEKYHNTTIQPKIYYDFSENLKLTVSNRFFYQKMDNKAIIETERYAGDAKENEWNSQIKLEHRWNSRLYWEYELYATNYKNDAFLNDPNNVLFEKSYYNQWLVRPEIRTTWSINRDKLTAGAGLNYETLDRTYFANNVQFNSQYIYLQYDYNPTDKLNILAGFRYDNHSKYASQLSPKLAVNYKFNANFSLKGSVGYGYKAPDFRQLYFDFTNPSVGYTVLGYNVAEARLDELDSQGIIGSRVAGVNFDQPLKPESSINFNFGGYYRKNKLKVELNAFYNSISDLIDTGVVATKKSGQNVFSYFNYSKVFTYGLEFNSSYDFTKDFSVSLGYQFLTAKDKSVVDNFDDHKYIRNSSLQTIEISKSDYFGLYNRSKHTANLKFAYTIPSIKTDVNLRVLYRSKYGLFDTNGNGILDKYDNFIGDYFIANLSASKFIMDKFMLQAGANNLFNYTDPSQIPSLAGRQFYARIQYNF